A genomic region of Pelodiscus sinensis isolate JC-2024 chromosome 17, ASM4963464v1, whole genome shotgun sequence contains the following coding sequences:
- the SLC26A2 gene encoding sulfate transporter isoform X2, with amino-acid sequence MAEEVELSHIQSASEMAEGKDGKHNFQSMMFLEPTEASIDIKALLVKKAKKICSCTPAKVKDLIFSFLPVLEWLPRYKPREYLLGDIMSGVIVGILLVPQSIAYSLLAGQEPIYGLYTSFFASIIYFVFGTSRHISVGIFGVLCLMVGQVVDREVERVGYHMEPRVPSGLRREMAIYVNTTSLAVNQTLCDRSCYAIVVGATVTFVAGVYQVALGFFQVGFVSVYLSDSLLSGFVTGASFTILTSQVKYLLGLDIPRSSGIGSLVTTWINIFKNIHKTNICDLITSFLCLLALVPTKELNEHFKSRLKAPIPIELVVIVAATLASHFGKLKENYGSSIAGHIPTGFLPPHPPKWDLIPSVAIDAVAIAIIGFAITVSLSEMFAKKHGYTVKANQEMYAIGFCNIIPSFFHCFTTSAALAKTLVKESTGCRTQISGVVTALVILLVLLLIAPLFYSLQKCVLGVITIVNLRGALRKFRDLPKMWHLSKVDTVIWLVTMAASALISTEIGLLIGVCFSMLCIIVRTQRPEASLLGQVAETEMYESLSAYKNLRMKPGIVVFRFEAPLYYVNKECFKSTLYKQTGVNPARVKAAKKKAAKRMLKEKRANSDGSPADVSVQLVTEPLVCHTIVIDCCAVQFLDTAGIHTLKEICKDYEEIGIQVLLAKCNASVRGSLHRGEYFKKGEPNVLFHSVHQAVDFALGTHKHNGCSAAKE; translated from the exons ATGGCAGAAGAAGTGGAACTCAGCCACATCCAGTCAGCATCTGAAATGGCAGAGGGAAAGGATGGCAAACACAATTTTCAGTCCATGATGTTCCTGGAGCCTACAGAGGCGAGCATTGATATAAAAGCACTTCTGGTCAAGAAAGCGAAGAAAATTTGCAGTTGCACCCCAGCCAAAGTTAAAGACCTGATATTCAGTTTTCTCCCagtcttggagtggctccccagaTATAAACCGAGAGAGTATCTCCTGGGAGATATAATGTCTGGTGTGATAGTGGGCATCCTGCTGGTTCCACAGTCCATTGCCTATTCCCTGCTGGCTGGCCAGGAACCTATTTATGGACTTTACACATCTTTTTTTGCCAGCATTATTTATTTCGTGTTTGGTACGTCTCGTCACATATCAGTTGGTATTTTCGGTGTGCTTTGCCTGATGGTGGGACAGGTAGTGGACCGCGAGGTAGAGAGAGTTGGGTatcacatggagcccagagttcCCAGTGGCCTTCGCAGAGAGATGGCAATTTATGTAAATACCACCTCTTTGGCTGTGAACCAGACTTTATGTGATAGAAGTTGCTATGCAATTGTTGTGGGAGCCACGGTGACCTTCGTAGCTGGAGTTTATCAG GTTGCTTTGGGCTTCTTTCAGGTGGGCTTTGTCTCAGTGTACCTCTCCGATTCCTTACTCAGCGGATTTGTCACAGGTGCCTCCTTTACTATCCTAACGTCCCAAGTGAAGTATCTCCTGGGCCTGGACATTCCACGCAGCAGTGGCATTGGCTCCCTCGTCACCACTTGGATAAACATCTTCAAAAACATCCACAAGACCAATATCTGCGACCTCATCACCAGCTTCTTGTGTCTTCTTGCCCTAGTCCCAACCAAAGAACTGAATGAGCACTTCAAATCCAGACTCAAGGCCCCCATCCCCATTGAACTGGTTGTGATTGTGGCAGCCACGCTGGCATCTCACTTCGGGAAGCTGAAGGAGAATTATGGCTCCAGTATAGCTGGACACATTCCAACTGGGTTCCTGCCACCCCATCCACCCAAATGGGATCTGATTCCTAGTGTGGCAATAGATGCAGTTGCCATTGCCATTATTGGCTTTGCTATCACTGTGTCCCTCTCTGAGATGTTTGCCAAGAAGCATGGTTACACAGTTAAGGCCAATCAGGAAATGTACGCCATTGGCTTTTGCAACATTATTCCCTCTTTCTTCCACTGCTTCACAACTAGTGCAGCTCTTGCTAAGACTCTTGTCAAAGAGTCAACAGGCTGCAGAACTCAGATCTCTGGTGTGGTGACCGCGTTGGTCATCCTGTTAGTTCTGCTTTTGATTGCACCTCTCTTCTATTCCCTTCAGAAATGCGTGCTGGGGGTCATAACCATTGTGAACCTCAGAGGAGCCCTGAGGAAGTTCAGGGATCTGCCAAAAATGTGGCATTTGAGCAAAGTGGACACAGTGATCTGGTTAGTCACGATGGCTGCTTCGGCACTGATTAGTACTGAAATTGGCCTGCTTATTGGTGTCTGCTTCTCAATGCTGTGCATTATTGTGAGGACTCAGAGACCAGAGGCATCATTGCTCGGCCAGGTGGCAGAGACTGAAATGTACGAATCCCTGTCTGCCTATAAGAACCTGAGGATGAAGCCAGGCATCGTGGTTTTCCGTTTTGAAGCGCCTCTCTACTATGTCAACAAGGAATGCTTTAAATCCACTCTTTATAAGCAGACAGGAGTCAACCCCGCCAGGGTGAAGGCAGCCAAGAAAAAGGCAGCAAAGCGAATGCTGAAAGAGAAAAGGGCAAATTCTGATGGCAGCCCGGCAGACGTCTCAGTGCAGCTTGTCACTGAGCCGCTGGTGTGTCACACCATAGTGATTGACTGCTGTGCAGTACAGTTCTTGGACACAGCAGGGATCCACACACTTAAAGAGATCTGCAAAGATTATGAGGAAATAGGCATCCAGGTGTTGTTAGCCAAGTGCAACGCCTCTGTGAGGGGTTCCCTGCACCGGGGCGAgtattttaaaaaaggggaaccAAATGTCCTCTTCCACAGTGTGCATCAGGCTGTGGACTTTGCCTTGGGTACGCACAAGCACAATGGGTGTTCAGCTGCTAAAGAGTAG
- the SLC26A2 gene encoding sulfate transporter isoform X1 — protein sequence MFLDERARGLEDQHLGAQCNSGAFRMAEEVELSHIQSASEMAEGKDGKHNFQSMMFLEPTEASIDIKALLVKKAKKICSCTPAKVKDLIFSFLPVLEWLPRYKPREYLLGDIMSGVIVGILLVPQSIAYSLLAGQEPIYGLYTSFFASIIYFVFGTSRHISVGIFGVLCLMVGQVVDREVERVGYHMEPRVPSGLRREMAIYVNTTSLAVNQTLCDRSCYAIVVGATVTFVAGVYQVALGFFQVGFVSVYLSDSLLSGFVTGASFTILTSQVKYLLGLDIPRSSGIGSLVTTWINIFKNIHKTNICDLITSFLCLLALVPTKELNEHFKSRLKAPIPIELVVIVAATLASHFGKLKENYGSSIAGHIPTGFLPPHPPKWDLIPSVAIDAVAIAIIGFAITVSLSEMFAKKHGYTVKANQEMYAIGFCNIIPSFFHCFTTSAALAKTLVKESTGCRTQISGVVTALVILLVLLLIAPLFYSLQKCVLGVITIVNLRGALRKFRDLPKMWHLSKVDTVIWLVTMAASALISTEIGLLIGVCFSMLCIIVRTQRPEASLLGQVAETEMYESLSAYKNLRMKPGIVVFRFEAPLYYVNKECFKSTLYKQTGVNPARVKAAKKKAAKRMLKEKRANSDGSPADVSVQLVTEPLVCHTIVIDCCAVQFLDTAGIHTLKEICKDYEEIGIQVLLAKCNASVRGSLHRGEYFKKGEPNVLFHSVHQAVDFALGTHKHNGCSAAKE from the exons GGAGCCTTCAGGATGGCAGAAGAAGTGGAACTCAGCCACATCCAGTCAGCATCTGAAATGGCAGAGGGAAAGGATGGCAAACACAATTTTCAGTCCATGATGTTCCTGGAGCCTACAGAGGCGAGCATTGATATAAAAGCACTTCTGGTCAAGAAAGCGAAGAAAATTTGCAGTTGCACCCCAGCCAAAGTTAAAGACCTGATATTCAGTTTTCTCCCagtcttggagtggctccccagaTATAAACCGAGAGAGTATCTCCTGGGAGATATAATGTCTGGTGTGATAGTGGGCATCCTGCTGGTTCCACAGTCCATTGCCTATTCCCTGCTGGCTGGCCAGGAACCTATTTATGGACTTTACACATCTTTTTTTGCCAGCATTATTTATTTCGTGTTTGGTACGTCTCGTCACATATCAGTTGGTATTTTCGGTGTGCTTTGCCTGATGGTGGGACAGGTAGTGGACCGCGAGGTAGAGAGAGTTGGGTatcacatggagcccagagttcCCAGTGGCCTTCGCAGAGAGATGGCAATTTATGTAAATACCACCTCTTTGGCTGTGAACCAGACTTTATGTGATAGAAGTTGCTATGCAATTGTTGTGGGAGCCACGGTGACCTTCGTAGCTGGAGTTTATCAG GTTGCTTTGGGCTTCTTTCAGGTGGGCTTTGTCTCAGTGTACCTCTCCGATTCCTTACTCAGCGGATTTGTCACAGGTGCCTCCTTTACTATCCTAACGTCCCAAGTGAAGTATCTCCTGGGCCTGGACATTCCACGCAGCAGTGGCATTGGCTCCCTCGTCACCACTTGGATAAACATCTTCAAAAACATCCACAAGACCAATATCTGCGACCTCATCACCAGCTTCTTGTGTCTTCTTGCCCTAGTCCCAACCAAAGAACTGAATGAGCACTTCAAATCCAGACTCAAGGCCCCCATCCCCATTGAACTGGTTGTGATTGTGGCAGCCACGCTGGCATCTCACTTCGGGAAGCTGAAGGAGAATTATGGCTCCAGTATAGCTGGACACATTCCAACTGGGTTCCTGCCACCCCATCCACCCAAATGGGATCTGATTCCTAGTGTGGCAATAGATGCAGTTGCCATTGCCATTATTGGCTTTGCTATCACTGTGTCCCTCTCTGAGATGTTTGCCAAGAAGCATGGTTACACAGTTAAGGCCAATCAGGAAATGTACGCCATTGGCTTTTGCAACATTATTCCCTCTTTCTTCCACTGCTTCACAACTAGTGCAGCTCTTGCTAAGACTCTTGTCAAAGAGTCAACAGGCTGCAGAACTCAGATCTCTGGTGTGGTGACCGCGTTGGTCATCCTGTTAGTTCTGCTTTTGATTGCACCTCTCTTCTATTCCCTTCAGAAATGCGTGCTGGGGGTCATAACCATTGTGAACCTCAGAGGAGCCCTGAGGAAGTTCAGGGATCTGCCAAAAATGTGGCATTTGAGCAAAGTGGACACAGTGATCTGGTTAGTCACGATGGCTGCTTCGGCACTGATTAGTACTGAAATTGGCCTGCTTATTGGTGTCTGCTTCTCAATGCTGTGCATTATTGTGAGGACTCAGAGACCAGAGGCATCATTGCTCGGCCAGGTGGCAGAGACTGAAATGTACGAATCCCTGTCTGCCTATAAGAACCTGAGGATGAAGCCAGGCATCGTGGTTTTCCGTTTTGAAGCGCCTCTCTACTATGTCAACAAGGAATGCTTTAAATCCACTCTTTATAAGCAGACAGGAGTCAACCCCGCCAGGGTGAAGGCAGCCAAGAAAAAGGCAGCAAAGCGAATGCTGAAAGAGAAAAGGGCAAATTCTGATGGCAGCCCGGCAGACGTCTCAGTGCAGCTTGTCACTGAGCCGCTGGTGTGTCACACCATAGTGATTGACTGCTGTGCAGTACAGTTCTTGGACACAGCAGGGATCCACACACTTAAAGAGATCTGCAAAGATTATGAGGAAATAGGCATCCAGGTGTTGTTAGCCAAGTGCAACGCCTCTGTGAGGGGTTCCCTGCACCGGGGCGAgtattttaaaaaaggggaaccAAATGTCCTCTTCCACAGTGTGCATCAGGCTGTGGACTTTGCCTTGGGTACGCACAAGCACAATGGGTGTTCAGCTGCTAAAGAGTAG